Proteins found in one Mytilus edulis chromosome 2, xbMytEdul2.2, whole genome shotgun sequence genomic segment:
- the LOC139510889 gene encoding uncharacterized protein has protein sequence MSTFLTFVILFFFLCKTGATNSKDQQKKRLLLNDPDVLADRLGRLESLVNSLSDKLQKEETKRNVLEGTVSQLTKTQKTSSTYIRWGKQICPGNDTLLYTGFIGGGFYDEPGAAAEAVCLPPNPDFTKTTASQAAVGHMYGTEFETNYFGPKSLNEDVSCSVCEIHEGTQTIMIPGKNTCFNGWHVKYKGNLGSGYYGHKSATTFICIDESPDYLMSGESNTNGNVLFEVIAKCGALPCPPYHEGYPLTCVVCAK, from the exons ATGTCAACATTTCTGACCTTTGTTATTTTGTTCTTCTTTCTGTGTAAAACTGGAGCAACGAATTCGAAGGACCAACAGAAAAAGAGATTACTGTTGAATGACCCTGATGTCCTTGCAGATCGTCTTGGTCGATTAGAAAGTCTTGTTAACTCATTATCAGATAAACTGCAAAAGGAAGAGACAAAACGTAATGTACTCGAAGGAACAGTTAGTCAGCTAACAAAAACTCAAA aaacaaGTTCGACTTATATCCGATGGGGTAAACAAATATGTCCAGGAAATGACACGCTTTTATACACAG gtTTTATTGGTGGGGGATTTTACGATGAACCAGGAGCAGCAGCGGAAGCCGTTTGTCTACCACCGAACCCAGACTTTACTAAAACAACAGCCTCCCAAGCAGCTGTAGGTCATATGTATGGAACAGAGTTTGAAACCAACTACTTTGGACCAAAATCGTTAAATGAAGACGTTTCTTGTTCCGTTTGTGAAATCCATGAGGGAACGCAGACAATAATGATTCCTGGAAAAAATACGTGTTTTAATGGTTGGCATGTGAAATATAAGGGTAATCTTGGTTCTGGATACTACGGACATAAATCAGCGACTACATTCATCTGTATTGATGAATCTCCAGATTATCTGATGTCAGGAGAAAGTAACACAAATGGGAACGTTCTATTTGAGGTTATTGCCAAGTGTGGTGCGTTACCATGTCCGCCCTATCATGAAGGTTATCCGCTTACCTGTGTTGTTTGTGCAAAATAA